Proteins from a genomic interval of Triplophysa dalaica isolate WHDGS20190420 chromosome 21, ASM1584641v1, whole genome shotgun sequence:
- the cxxc1b gene encoding CXXC-type zinc finger protein 1b yields the protein MDSEMSDMDQPPAGDNSMDEENAPLYCICRKPDINCFMIGCDHCNEWFHGHCINVTEKMAKAIREWYCHQCKEMDPSLEIRYRKKNRDKNVDSESYDKRSSTPEYKIDKRRGSKVKRSARMCGECEPCTRTEDCGHCDFCKDMKKFGGPNKIRQKCRLRQCVVRARKMLRVRDEEFSLRERRDNIMHRGRRYLDDYDENDMDSYEHYRDRTAWASDDDEEPLYSPVPRKKAIKVKHVKRRDKKFDKKKESRRHKQKQKHRDRLRHSERGDGRDRGNFWQCLGPNCIECARPNSKYCSEDCGMKLAANRIYEILPQRIQQWQQSPCIAEEQGKKQLERIRREQQAARMRLAEMERRFHELEGIIAKAKQQLVQQDEDVNETESEDTDLQIFCVSCSHPINPKVALRHMERCYAKYESQTSFGSIFPTRIEGATRLFCDVYNPQSKTYCKRLQVLCPEHSRDPKVTVDEVCGCPLVRNVFEPTGEYCRVSKRKCNKHYCWEKLRRAEVDLERVRVWYKLDELFEQERNVRTAMTNRAGLLALMLHQTIQHDPLTTDLRSNKDR from the exons ATG GACAGTGAAATGTCTGATATGGATCAGCCTCCGGCTGGGGATAACTCCATGGATGAAGAGAACGCCCCTTTGTACTGCATATGTCGAAAACCAGACATAAACTGCTTCATGAT TGGTTGTGATCACTGCAATGAATGGTTTCATGGTCACTGCATAAATGTGACTGAGAAGATGGCCAAAGCTATCAGAGAGTGGTACTGCCATCAGTGTAAGG AAATGGACCCGTCTCTTGAGATAAGGTATAGGAAAAAGAACCGTGATAAAAATGTTGACTCTGAAAGCTATGACAAACGATCCAGTACTCCGGAGTATAAGATCGATAAGCGCCGTGGATCTAAA GTAAAGCGTTCTGCTCGTATGTGTGGGGAATGTGAACCCTGTACCAGGACAGAGGATTGTGGCCATTGTGACTTCTGTAAAGATATGAAAAAATTTGGAGGCCCAAACAAGATTCGTCAGAAATGTCGTTTAAGGCAGTGTGTTGTCCGTGCTCGG aaaatgctGCGCGTTCGCGATGAGGAGTTTTCTCTCCGTGAGAGGAGAGACAACATAATGCACAGAGGTAGACGATACTTGGATGATTACGACGAGAATGATATGGACTCGTATGAGCACTACAGGGACAGAACTGCG tggGCCAGTGATGATGACGAAGAGCCGCTTTACAGTCCTGTGCCACGGAAGAAAGCTATTAAAGTCAAGCACGTCAAAAGGAGAGACAAGAAATTTGACAAAAAG AAAGAGTCTCGTCGGCACAAGCAGAAACAGAAGCACCGAGATCGCTTAAGACACAGTGAGAGGGGAGATGGCAGAGATAGAGGGAACTTTTGGCAGTGCCTGGGGCCAAATTGCATCGAATGTGCACGTCCAAACTCCAAATACTGTTCTGAGGACTGCGGAATGAAGCTGGCTGCCAA CCGGATCTATGAGATCCTTCCCCAGCGTATCCAGCAGTGGCAGCAGAGCCCTTGTATAGCTGAAGAGCAGGGCAAAAAACAGCTGGAGCGCATTCGAAGAGAACAGCAAGCTGCACGCATGCGCCTAGCCGAAATGGAGCGACGGTTCCATGAACTGGAGGGCATTATTGCCAAGGCCAAACAGCAGTTGGTGCAGCAGGATGAGGAT GTTAATGAAACAGAGAGCGAGGACACAGACCTTCAGATCTTCTGTGTGTCCTGCAGTCACCCTATAAACCCCAAGGTTGCGCTAAGGCACATGGAAAGATGTTATGCCAAG TATGAGAGCCAGACCTCTTTCGGATCCATTTTCCCAACAAGAATAGAAGG GGCTACAAGGCTTTTCTGTGATGTATACAACCCACAGAGCAAAACATACTGCAAAAGACTTCAAGTCCTGTGCCCAGAGCATTCCAGAGACCCAAAG gTAACCGTGGATGAGGTTTGTGGATGTCCACTAGTGCGCAATGTTTTTGAGCCGACTGGAGAGTACTGCAGGGTCTCAAAGCGCAAATGCAACAAGCATTACTGCTGGGAAAAACTCAGGAGAGCGGAGGTGGACCTGGAGCGTGTCCGAGTG